AAGGGTGAGACTACTCACACGAATGAGAATTCCTAGGGAAATATTACTATGCTAAGATGATTACATCTCCGTCAAGTTCTTCTCCGAATACCTTCCGTCAAGAGAAAGGGAATATGATAGCAAGACAGAGAACCCATAACGGTATGCCTGATGTTATTTTCAAAGCTTTAGATTACTATGGTATTACGGTAGAATTATGTAAGTACTCTATTGTGGGAAAGTTTCTTAGACCTTGCCCCCAAATTGACCAAATTAGGTCTAGATTCAAAGAAATAATCTCTCTAAAGGGTTTAGTTAGAATTGGAGTTTTTGATAACCAccatatttttattgatttgttTAACGAGGATGATCTGTTTGGTTCTGATGGGTTATTAAAATCGATGGAATGCAGATGTGGTTGCAAAAATGGTCTCTGGACTTCAAACAAGAGGAGATTTTACCTGTTGCACCTGCATTGGTGCTCCTGCCAGGTTTACCCTTCAATATGCATGATTGACACTACATTAAGTAACTACTAAGCTCTGTAGGTACTCCTTTAACTCTAGATGCTGCTATAATTGGGAGAACACGACCTAGCATGACCAAAATTCGAGTTGAAGTTGATCTACTTAAACCTCTGCCACAAAGTGTTTTTGTTGGTCAAGAGTATGAGAAATCTCCACTCAAGAGTTACACTCAAATATTGGAGTACGAGGGGGTTACTAAATATTGTAAGCACTGTAGAAAGATAGGCCACTATATGATCAGTTGCAGGGTTCTTGAAAAGAAAAAAGCTAAACACAAGGAGGAAGGTGAACGATTAGAGTTGGAAAAGGAAACACAATTGGACAATGGGATGGAAGCTAGCAAACAATCTCCTACTGATGACAGGAAGAAACAAAACTCTCCAAGCTTGGAGAGTTCTCAAAACCAGCATAAGGAGAATAGTGAGGAAACAAAAACTGTTAATACCAATGAAAAGAAAGTTATCAAGAAGAAGAAGACTAAACAAATGccaaaaaagaaaagcaaagtgcTCTTCAAACATATTCAAAGAAGTTGCAAAAAGAAACCAATAACTACCTCTATTGCAAAGCAGAATGAACACTCTAAGCATGATATAGGAAAAAATATTCTTAGCCCTGTTAATGATGGCAGAGAACATCACCTTGATCAAAGCAATGAGATTGAACTCAATAATGATAGCATAACCAAGGAGAAGGCTTCTAATCTAAACAAGGAGCATCCAGACCAGATTAACTCCAGACATGATACCAATCAGGAAGGCAAGATCACGgagaaaaataatattaaacaataCTGTTGTGATTCAAACTCATTAATTGTTCCTACTGAAATAAGGAATCAGCCTGGATTGCAGTTGGTTATGGACCTATACAGGAGCAAGGAGAATGGAGACAACAATAATATTGTAGAAGACAATAATGACAATCTTCTGATGGTTGAACATACTGACAGTCAAAATGAGATGAGATATGAGAAGACTGACTAGCAAAATCAAAATGAAAAATACCAACACAtgacaaaaagaggaagaagtgaAACCAGAAAAAGTGGTAGAAGGCATAGAAACAAAACCCAACCTTTTCTGAGAAGGAGCCAAAAGGAGGATACCACCCCAAAATGTTCTGATGATTAGTGATATTTTCTGGAATATTAGGGGGGTTAGATCCAAAATATCCATTCACATACTGAAGAAATTGATCGACATTAACAATACTCAATTTGTGGCTATCTTCGAACCTTTTAGTACTAAGGTAAAGGTTGATGGCTACAGAAAATTCCTTGGTTACCAACATTGTTGTTTCAACAGAAATGAtcaaatttggtattttggaatgCTTACAATTCCACAAAGATCATTACTGATAGTGATCAACATATTACTATCAAGATGTATAAAGCTATTGGCAATTAAGACATTTGCATTACTCTAGCATATGCTAAATGCAAGTCTTATGATAGAAAGGACCTTTGGTCTGCTCTAGAATAAGACAATCTTGTTGTGGATGTCCCTTAGTGTATTGGGGGTGATTTTAATGTTATCTTGGATCTTAATACATAACTAGGGGGTAAGTCACACAGAATCCATAGAAGCTTCGATTTTCAAACTTGTATGGACAACTGTGGGGTTACTGATATTGGGTATAGTGGTTCTAACTATACTTGGTGTAACAACAGAAAGCCAGGCAAAAGAATCTGGAAAAGGCTAGACAGAGTTTTAGTTAATAACTTGTGTGATCAACCTTTTCAAAAATGCTCCATTAGGCACCTAGCTAGGACTGATTCTGATCGTAGGCCTCTACATATGAAGAATCTGAATGGCAACCAACATCATATTAAGTACTTCTGATTTCTTAACTGTTGGGTGAACCAAGAATGTTTCTTTGACATTGTCAAGTAAGTTTGAGGTATGAATGTGATGGAAAATCCTATGTGGATCCTTCAATCTAAGCTTAAGGCACTCAGTAAGAGATTGAGTCAATGGTCTCGGAATGATGTATGGGATATAATTGAAGCACTCATTAGTTGGGAAGAAAGACTCCAAGATTTGGAGGACATTGATATTGAGAATAACTCTGAAAAGAGTAGAGAGGATGTCAACAAAGCTCATGCTCAGTATATCAGATGGCTAAGTTTTCAAGATTATCTACTCAAACAAAAATCTCAAAAAAAATGGTTGAAGAGGGAGATAATAATACCAAATATTTCCACTCCATTTTAAGGGAAAGAAGGAGAAGGAAACAGATTATAGAATCAAAACTAAACAATGGTAAATGGATCAAGGGGATGAAGAGATAGCCAGAAAAGTTGTTAACTACTTTCAATCCTTATTCAACCTTACTCTTCCGGCCATCAATCTTTCTACTCTGGATTGCATCCCATTTTATATCTCTGAGAAAAAAAATGCTACGCTAAGCAGAATGTCAGATGATAAAGAAATCAAAGAAGCGGTCTTTAGCTTGAGTGCACATAGTATTGTAGGTCCGGATGGCTTCAATGGTACATTTTTCAGAGTTGTTGGGACATCATCCATAAGGAGGTAACTGCCTTTGTGATGGAATTCTTCAGGGGAAATTTTTGACTAAATTCTACTCTCATACATGTCTTGTTTTAATTCCTAAAGTTGATAACCCAGTACATTTGCTGACTTTA
This sequence is a window from Nicotiana tomentosiformis chromosome 5, ASM39032v3, whole genome shotgun sequence. Protein-coding genes within it:
- the LOC104106671 gene encoding uncharacterized protein, producing MTKIRVEVDLLKPLPQSVFVGQEYEKSPLKSYTQILEYEGVTKYCKHCRKIGHYMISCRVLEKKKAKHKEEGERLELEKETQLDNGMEASKQSPTDDRKKQNSPSLESSQNQHKENSEETKTVNTNEKKVIKKKKTKQMPKKKSKVLFKHIQRSCKKKPITTSIAKQNEHSKHDIGKNILSPVNDGREHHLDQSNEIELNNDSITKEKASNLNKEHPDQINSRHDTNQEGKITEKNNIKQYCCDSNSLIVPTEIRNQPGLQLVMDLYRSKENGDNNNIVEDNNDNLLMVEHTDSQNEMRYEKTD